In the genome of Halobacterium noricense, one region contains:
- a CDS encoding long-chain-fatty-acid--CoA ligase has translation MTNLVRHIESVVDEQPARPAVVYEDAELSYGELWAQTGQFAAALRDAGVEAGDAVGIYLPNLPQFVVAFHGALRAGCTVVPMNPQYKSREIRHLLSDSGAETVVALADVVPFVEQVRDDTSVERVVTVGGDADTGTPFREFLTSGDDSVAERADDDVAVQPYTSGTTGKPKGVQLTHHNLASNADQSIDIVPDGVRPSDRKLGVLPLFHIYGMTVGMNAALFAGASFYPLPAWDAQEAMSLVADADLTLFDGVPAMYNDVINQPNAEAFDLSSLRQCTVGGSGIPVEVLRRFEELYPVKIYEGYGLTETSPVTHFNSPNWGRRVGSIGKPLEGIDARIVTADFEDVPPIEVGPIDEDDVEMDDITGELVVSGPNVMKEYSGLPDANEEAFTEAEGKRWFHTGDLGYHDEDGYFYVVDRKKHMINTAGYNVYPREVEELLFEHDAVADVAIVGIPDDRRGETVKAFVVKAPDADVSADDLKQFCLDRLAEYKHPREVEFVDELPRTTTGKVQKFELVEE, from the coding sequence GTGACGAATCTAGTCCGCCACATCGAGTCCGTCGTCGACGAGCAGCCAGCGCGACCCGCCGTCGTCTACGAGGACGCCGAGCTATCCTACGGGGAGCTCTGGGCCCAAACCGGGCAGTTCGCCGCCGCGCTCCGCGACGCGGGTGTCGAAGCCGGCGACGCGGTCGGCATCTACCTCCCGAACCTCCCGCAATTCGTCGTCGCGTTCCACGGCGCGCTCCGCGCGGGGTGTACGGTCGTGCCGATGAACCCCCAGTACAAGAGCCGCGAAATCCGACACCTGCTCTCGGACTCCGGGGCCGAAACGGTCGTCGCGCTCGCCGACGTCGTCCCGTTCGTCGAGCAGGTACGCGACGACACGAGCGTCGAGCGCGTCGTCACCGTCGGCGGCGACGCCGACACGGGAACGCCGTTCCGGGAGTTCCTCACCAGCGGCGACGACAGCGTCGCCGAGCGCGCGGACGACGACGTCGCCGTCCAGCCGTACACCTCCGGCACCACCGGGAAGCCGAAGGGGGTCCAGCTCACCCACCACAACCTCGCGTCGAACGCCGACCAGTCCATCGACATCGTCCCCGATGGCGTGCGGCCGTCGGACCGCAAACTCGGCGTGCTCCCGCTGTTCCACATCTACGGGATGACCGTCGGGATGAACGCCGCGCTGTTCGCGGGTGCGTCGTTCTACCCGCTGCCCGCGTGGGACGCCCAGGAGGCGATGAGCCTCGTCGCGGACGCCGACCTGACGCTGTTCGACGGCGTGCCCGCGATGTACAACGACGTCATCAACCAACCCAACGCCGAGGCGTTCGACCTCTCCTCGCTGCGCCAGTGTACAGTGGGTGGCTCCGGCATCCCCGTCGAGGTGCTGCGGCGCTTCGAAGAGCTCTACCCGGTGAAAATCTACGAGGGGTACGGGCTCACGGAGACCAGCCCCGTCACCCACTTCAACAGCCCGAACTGGGGGCGGCGCGTCGGTTCCATCGGGAAACCATTAGAGGGCATCGACGCGCGCATCGTCACCGCCGACTTCGAGGACGTCCCACCAATCGAGGTAGGGCCGATAGACGAAGATGACGTCGAGATGGACGACATCACGGGTGAGCTCGTCGTCTCTGGTCCGAACGTGATGAAGGAATACTCGGGACTTCCGGACGCCAACGAAGAAGCGTTCACCGAAGCAGAGGGAAAGCGCTGGTTCCACACGGGCGACCTCGGCTACCACGACGAGGACGGCTACTTCTACGTCGTCGACCGGAAGAAGCACATGATAAACACGGCGGGCTACAACGTCTACCCCCGCGAAGTCGAGGAACTGCTCTTCGAGCACGACGCCGTCGCCGACGTAGCTATCGTCGGGATTCCGGACGACCGCCGCGGCGAGACGGTGAAGGCGTTCGTCGTGAAAGCCCCGGACGCCGACGTGAGCGCCGACGACCTCAAGCAGTTCTGTCTGGACCGCCTCGCGGAGTACAAACACCCCCGCGAGGTCGAGTTCGTGGACGAACTCCCGCGCACGACCACGGGGAAAGTCCAGAAGTTCGAACTCGTCGAGGAGTAG
- a CDS encoding cryptochrome/photolyase family protein, translating to MQLFWHRRDLRTADNRGLAAATDSGEVVPVFCFDDVVLDHASPPRVAFMLDALADLRARYRDLGSDLLVRRGDASAALPALAEEYDVDRVVWNHDYSGLARERDEAVRAALDDASVSHEQVHDAVFHEPGAIRTNAGDPYSVYTYFWKKWQDREKPEPVPEPAEGDLADVSGEELPTVADLGFAEPDAKLPAAGTDAARERLAAFCEDDIFRYEEARDYPAQAATSRLSQDLKFGTIGVRELYERTEDAMAEADGEAEREGVEEYQGQLAWREFYAQVLYFNPEVVSQNYKEYANPIEWRDDDAELAAWKRGETGYPIVDAGMRQLREEAYMHNRVRMIVASFLTKDLLVDWREGYDHFRGHLVDHDTANDNGGWQWAASTGTDAQPYFRIFNPTTQGERYDPDAEYITEYVPELRDVAAEKIHAWPELDADERAELAPDYPDPIVDHGERREEAISMFERARGDG from the coding sequence ATGCAGCTGTTCTGGCACCGCCGCGACCTCCGCACGGCCGACAACCGCGGGCTCGCCGCGGCCACCGATTCGGGCGAGGTCGTCCCCGTGTTCTGCTTCGACGACGTCGTCCTCGACCACGCGAGCCCGCCACGAGTGGCGTTCATGCTGGACGCGCTCGCCGACCTGCGGGCGCGCTACCGCGACCTCGGCAGCGACCTCCTCGTCCGTCGCGGCGACGCGTCGGCGGCGCTGCCCGCGCTCGCCGAGGAGTACGATGTCGACCGCGTCGTCTGGAACCACGACTACTCGGGGCTCGCCCGCGAGCGCGACGAGGCCGTCCGCGCCGCGCTCGACGACGCTAGCGTCTCCCACGAGCAGGTCCACGACGCGGTCTTCCACGAGCCCGGCGCGATTCGCACGAACGCCGGCGACCCCTACTCCGTGTACACGTACTTCTGGAAGAAGTGGCAGGACCGCGAGAAACCGGAGCCAGTCCCCGAACCAGCCGAGGGAGACCTCGCGGACGTGTCGGGCGAGGAGTTGCCGACAGTGGCGGACCTCGGATTCGCGGAGCCCGACGCAAAACTGCCAGCCGCAGGGACGGACGCAGCTCGCGAGCGCCTCGCGGCCTTCTGCGAGGACGACATCTTCCGCTACGAGGAGGCCCGCGACTACCCCGCGCAAGCGGCGACGTCGCGGCTCTCCCAGGACCTCAAATTCGGGACGATTGGCGTCCGCGAACTGTACGAGCGAACGGAGGACGCGATGGCCGAGGCGGACGGCGAGGCGGAGCGTGAGGGCGTCGAGGAGTATCAGGGGCAACTCGCGTGGCGGGAGTTCTACGCACAAGTACTGTACTTCAATCCGGAAGTCGTCTCGCAGAACTACAAGGAGTACGCGAACCCAATCGAGTGGCGCGACGACGATGCCGAACTCGCGGCGTGGAAGCGTGGGGAGACGGGGTACCCAATCGTCGATGCGGGAATGCGTCAACTCCGCGAGGAGGCGTACATGCACAATCGCGTGCGGATGATTGTCGCCTCGTTCCTGACGAAGGACCTCCTGGTGGATTGGCGCGAGGGGTACGACCACTTCCGCGGGCACCTCGTCGACCACGACACCGCCAACGACAACGGCGGCTGGCAGTGGGCGGCCTCCACGGGCACCGACGCACAGCCGTACTTCCGCATCTTCAATCCGACGACGCAGGGCGAGCGCTACGACCCGGACGCCGAGTACATCACCGAGTACGTCCCGGAGCTACGGGACGTGGCTGCCGAGAAGATTCACGCGTGGCCGGAGTTGGACGCCGACGAGCGCGCGGAACTCGCGCCCGACTACCCGGATCCGATTGTGGACCACGGCGAGCGCCGCGAGGAAGCAATATCGATGTTCGAGCGGGCACGCGGCGACGGCTAA
- a CDS encoding PaaI family thioesterase, with protein sequence MTAFDAEDVQAFIQSYVDDHGFLSFLDLQVEAVDDGEMTLRIPYDGKLTNHGAGEGNVHGGIAATIIDTAGGLAIRTTLDEPVTAGVATIDLNVSYLRPARGDLVAEAEVIRVGSTVGVAEVTVTCEDDEGERVEVAVGRGSFRVFE encoded by the coding sequence ATGACAGCGTTCGACGCCGAGGACGTGCAGGCGTTCATCCAATCGTACGTCGACGACCACGGCTTCCTCTCCTTTCTGGACCTCCAGGTGGAGGCCGTCGACGACGGCGAAATGACGCTGCGCATCCCCTACGACGGGAAGCTCACCAACCACGGCGCAGGCGAAGGGAACGTCCACGGCGGCATCGCCGCGACCATCATCGACACCGCAGGCGGACTCGCCATCCGCACGACCCTCGACGAACCCGTCACCGCTGGCGTCGCCACCATCGACCTGAACGTCTCCTACCTCCGGCCTGCCCGCGGCGACCTCGTTGCCGAAGCCGAAGTCATCCGCGTCGGCTCCACGGTCGGCGTTGCTGAGGTTACAGTCACCTGCGAAGACGACGAGGGAGAACGCGTCGAAGTTGCGGTCGGCCGCGGGTCGTTCCGCGTGTTCGAGTAG